CGACCCACACGCTGCTCGAGTTCCAGGCGCTCGAGCCGCGGCTCGGGGCGGGCGCGCGCATCGCGCTCGACGAGGCCGCGCTGCCGGGCGCGCGGCTGCTCCTGGGCCCATGCCGGAAGGGCAAGCTCCTCGTGCCGTATCTCCTGGCCTCGCCGGTCTGGCGCGTGAGCGCGCACCCGCGCACCAGTGAGTCGATGGTCTCGGCGCTGTACGACCGCGTGGGCGCGCGCGCGGACGCCGACTACGAGGACCCCGACTACGTGGCCGCGCTCGAGCGCGGGCTCGCGCCCGTGCGCTAGGGCGTCTCGTCGGGGGCGATCTTCCAGATCACCAGATGGTCCTCGTGCTCGAGGTAGTCCCGGTAGCGCGAGCCGCGGTAGACCTCCTGGTCGCGCCGCACCACCAGGTCACTCGTGTGACCGCCCTCGAAGTGACACGGATAGCGCAGCACGAAGCGGTCGTAGAAGCCCTCGTTCAAGCCCTGCACCGAGTGCTGCACCAGATAGGCCACGTGGTGGCGGTCGAGATACTGCTGGAGCTCGCCCCGACACAGCGTCTCCTGGAACTGGAAGCTGCTCACTACGCCATCGAGGTTCACCACGCCGCGCTCCGAGAAGTAGCTGAACGCGCCGCTGTCCTTCATGGCGAACAAGGCGTCCTTCGGCAGCGTCTTGGCCGCCCACTCACCCGCCTCGCGCGTCGCGCCCGTGAAGGCCAGGTGCAGGCGCGAGATCGACGCGTACTGGCTCACGATCAGCACCCACGCGACCAGGCCGAGCCCCGCCCGCAGCGCGATCTCCGGCAGGAGGTCCTGGAGGCGGCGCGCGATCACCCCCGCCGCGACCGCGCCGACCGGCATGAACAGCACGTAGTGCCAGGCGAACACCGCCCAGCGCATGAACCACATGGCGTGAAGCGCCTGGAGGGAGAGCCCAGCCACGAGCGGCACCAGCAGGCGTCCCAGGCGCCGCTCCGACGGCCGCGCCAGCGCCAGTCCGGCCCCGGCCGCGCCGAGCGTCAAGAGCGCGAGCCAGGGCAGCCCCACGTTCGCGCGCACGAACTCCGGGTTCGAGAAGCTCGTCTTGAGCGACCCGCTGATCGGCACCAGGTGCCCGAAGCGCTCGAAGTTCCAGAGCAGGTACGGGACCAGCATCAGCACGGCGGGGCCGAACAGCACGGCGGACTTCCGGGCCGTCCGCGAGATCCGCGCCACCAAAGAAGCCGGCCCCGCGAGGAGTCCGAGCAGGAGTGCGTTCCCGGCCAGCGCCACCGCGACGAAGACCGCGTCGAGCCGCGCCAGAAGCAGGAGCCCCAGCCAGACCCCCGCGCGCAGGTCGCGCAGCCGAGGCTCCGGGCGTTCCAGCGCGCCGCCCGCGAACAGCTCCCGGACGAGCAGCAGGAACACCAAGAGGACGAGCGCCGCCTCCATGCCCGACACCAGCACGTTCAGGAACGGCGGCACGAGCAACACGGCCGTGCCGAAGCACGCCGGCCGGAAGCCGCAGGTCGTGCGCAGCAGGTCGAAGAGCAGACCGCCGGAGACGCAGGTCAAGAGCACCACGAAGACCTGGGCCAGCCCCAGCAACACGTGGGTGTCGCCAGAGCACAGCCACGCGACGGGCACGAGCAGCCACATCCAGAGCGGCTGGAAGCCGTTGGTGAGCGAGATTCCGTCGACGGTGAATCCGCGACCCGCCGCGACATTGCGGGCGATTACGAGATAGTAGTACGCATCGTCCTCGAAACGCGGCCAGGCGGAGGCAGTGCCCCGCGCCAGCCAGGCGGAGACCCACAAGGCCAGGCATGCCCCAGCGACCCCCACAGCACCCCACAGCACGAAGCTCCGAGCCCGCAGCGCGGGCGCGGCCGACTTGCGCTTGGCTGCTCTTCCGGAACGCTGCGGTTTGGCCTGCATTTCCATGTGGGGTGGTCGCGAGGCAGTGCGAAGTGAGCCGCCTTTGAGCTCGACCGCCCGGCCCCGGAGCTCGCTGCGCGTGACTGCGGCGTGGGGGATCTTACTCGCCGGCTGCGCCGCCGTGCTGACTCTGGTGGATACGCTCTTGATTGCGCGCACCACGGGTCTCTTCACCGGCGGCTTCCTGGTCGAGGGCGCCCGGCGCACGCCGGCCCAGATCGCCGCGTTCCTGCTGGATTCGCTCGCCCTGGACGCGACGCTGGTGCTGGGCGCATGGCTCGTCGCCCTGCCGCTCCTGCGTCGCACGCGGCTCCTGGGCCTGCAGAGACTCGCGGTGGCCGCGCTGGCGGTGCTGGTGCCGGCCTTCGGCTTCCTCTACGTGCGCTACCGCCTGTTCCTCTACCTGGGCAAGATCCTCGATCCCGGGCTGTGGCTGGCGCTGGCGGGCGGGTCGCCGCTCGAGTGGATCGCGCAGGGCGAGGCGCAGATCACGCCGGTGGCGTTGGCGATCGGCGCGGTCGCGCTGTCGGGAGCGCTGGGCGTGCGCGTGCTGCGGCCGCTCGCGTGGCGCGCCGAGCCACGCGGTGGCTGGGAGGTCCCGGCCGCGCTGACGCTCGCGGCGGGCTTCCTGTGCGCGTCGGGTCTCTCGATCGCGGTGCTCTCGAGTGAGTGCGCGCACGGCGGCACCAGCTGCGATGCGCTCGAGAGCAAGGCGTCGGGCGCTGTCCTGTTGCCGCTCTTCCAGCGCGCGACCGACTTCGACTTCGACGGCTACGGCATGTTCGCCCCGCTGGCCGACCCCGCGCCCTTCGACGCCACCAGGCACCCGTACGCGCTCGACCTGCCCGGCGACGGCATCGACCAGAACGGGCTGGCGGGCGACCACCCGGCCGACTACCGGCGTCCGCCGGACGGCTTCGTCGACCGGCCCGTCTTCCGCCGCAAGCCGAGCCTCTTGATCGTGTTTCTCGAGGGCGTGCGCGCGGACGTGGTCGGCGCGCAGCTCGCCGGCAAGCCCGTGACTCCCTTCCTCGAGAGACTCTCGGCCGAAGGCGCGCGCTCCGAGCGCTTCTACGCCAACTCGCCCTACACGGCGCGCTCGCGCGGGCAGCTCGTGGGCGGGAGACTCGCGCCCTATCCGGGCCAGTCGACGCTGGTCGACGACTTCCACGCCAACGGCTACGAGGTGGCCTGGATCTCGGGGCAGGACGAGTCCTTCGGCTCCGACGAGAGCAAGATGCTGGGCCTGGAGCGCGTCGACTCGTACTTCGACGCGCGCAGCGACGCCGCGCACTCGGTGGCGCGCTACGGCACGACCGGCAGCTTGATGCTCTCGTGGAAGCGCGTGAACGCCGAGGTCGAGTCGTATCTCGGCCGCCGCACCGGCGATCGCCCGCTGTTGCTCTACGTGAACTACGGAGACACCCACTTCCCGTACGACCACCGCGAGCTCGACGACGTGCTGGGCGTGCCGCGCCTGGGCGTGCGGCAGATCCGGCCCGACGACCCGGCCGGCGTGTACGCCACCTACGCCAACGCCACGGCGAACGTCGACCGCGCGCTCGAGCGGCTGGTGGCGCTGTGGCGCGCGCACGCCGGACCCGACGCCGCGGTGCTCGTGACCTCGGACCACGGCGAGGCGCTGTTCGAGAGCGGCGCGCTCGGTCACGGCCTGTCGCTCGACGCGACACAGACGCGTGTACCCCTGGTGGTGGTCGGGCTGGGCGGCGACTGGCCCGAGCCGGCGGCCATCAGTGACCTGCGCGGCGAGCTCCAGCGCGCGCTCGCCAGCAACGGCGCCACGCGCCCCCGCTTCGTTCCCGAGCCCGGGCGGCGCGTGCTGCAGTACATGGCGCTGGTCGAACGGCCGCGGCTTTTGTGTCTGCGCGGCCTCGACACGGAGCTGCGCTACGACACCACCGACCCCCCGCCCCCCGAGAGCGAGGACTTCCGCCAGATGGTCTGGTGGTGGGAGAGCCTGCAGCTAGAGCGGGCGCGCGCGGCGCGCGTCGAGTAGCTCGCGCAGGCGCGGGCCGAGCCGCGACCAGACGCGCTGCGCCACGGCCGCGTGACCCGCGGGCGAGAGGTGTACGTCGTCGACGAAGTCCGAAGGTCCGAGCTCGCTGCGCACGTCGATCGGGTCGGGAAACAGCGCTTCGTAGGGGCCCCAGTAGCTCGGCTTGGGCTCCTGCGTCGGACGCGACTCCACGAACACCGCCAGGAACGGCGTGGCCGGGAAGCGCGCCAAGACGCCGCGCACGGCGTCCACGTTCGCCTGCAGTGACTCGTTGGTGAGCGGCAGGCCGGGGATGCGCTGGGCGCGCAGCTTGAGCAAGAGCGTGCCCAGCCGCAGCGCGGGCGCGCGGTCGACGATGCCGACCTTGTCCATGGTGGCGAACGGCCGGCGCAGGTCGATCGCGGGGAACACGGGCAGGACCAGGTCGGCGTCGAGCGTGCCGTGCGCGTCGAGCCAGGCGACCCAGTTCTGCGGCGACCAGCCCGGCGCGGACACGTTCACGGCCTCGAGCTCGAGGCCTTCGTTGGCGGCCAGTGCTTCGACGCGGCGGCAGAAGAGCTCGTACTCGTGCACGCGCCCGCCGCCGTAGGTGACCGAGTCACCGGCGAAGATCACGCGCAGGAGGCCGGGCGGCTTGGGGTTGCGCAGCTCGGGGCCGCGCAGCCCGAGCGAGTTGATCGCGATCACGTCGCCCCAGGTCGAGATGCGCTGCGACGGCCGCATGAGATAGCCGAAGCGCGGATCGGCCTGGTAGGTCATGACCTCGCCGAAGCCGAAGATGCGCAGCGCCGCCTCGGCCGACCCGAGCACGAGAAACAGACTCGCCGCCGCCAGTCCCAGCCGCGCGGCGAGCCGGCTCACGGCTCTTGCGCGAAGCGCGCGCGCAGCGCCTCGGGAATGCGCGCCGGCTTGAGCGTCTTCGCGTCGACGTAGGCCCAGATCGACACCGCCTCGACCAGGAGCGCACCGTCGCAGGCGCGCGTGAAACGCGAGCGCCGATCGCTCTTCGCGCCGGTCATGGCGTGGACCCAGGTCTCCTCGACGATCTCCTCGCCGGGCAGGGCGGGGCGGCGGTAGTCGAGCTCGTGCCGGCGCACGATCCACAGCGCGCCCTGGCCGCGCAGCGCGTCGAGACCCGAGCCGTGCAGCGACGCGTGCGCCACCGCGAGCTCCGCCACGAAGTGCACCCAGCGCACGTTGTTCACGTGACCCAGCTCGTCGACGTCGTCGGGGCGAATCACGCGCGTGCGGCGGAAGATCTCGGTCATGCCGGGTTCGCTCAGGGCTCTTGCAACAGCGCCGCGCAGTAGTCGCGGTAGGGCGACGCCGGCATGGCGCGCAGCGTGCGCTCGAGGCCGGCGGCGTCGAGGAAGCCGCGCCGGAAGGCGACCTCCTCGAGACAGGCGATCTTGAGCCCCTGGCGCTGCTCGATCGTGGCGATGAAGTTCGCGGCCTCGAGCAGGCTCTCGTGCGTGCCCGTGTCGAGCCAGGCGATGCCGCGCCCCAGCCGCACCGCGCGCAGCTCGCCGCTCTCGAGATAGCCGCGGTTCAGGTCGGTGATCTCGAGCTCGCCCCGCGGCGACGGGCGCAGTGACTTCGTGCGCTCGACCACGCTCTCGTCGTACAGGTAGATCCCGGGCACCGCCAGGTTCGAGCGCGGCTGCTTGGGCTTCTCGACCAGTGACACGACCTTGCCGGCCTCGTCGAACTCGACCACGCCGTAGCGCTGCGGGTCGCGCACCGGATAGCCGAAGATCACCGCGCCGGAGCGGAACTCGCGCACGATCTCGTCCAGGCGCATGCGGCCGTAGAACAGGTTGTCACCCAGGATCAGCGCCACGCGACTGCCGGCGATGAAGCGCTCGCCCACCAGAAACGCCTGCGCGATGCCCTTGGGCTCGGGCTGCACGGCGTAGGAGATCGAGATACCCCAGGCCGAGCCGTCGCCGAGCAGAGACTGGAAGCGCGGCACGTCTTGGGGGGTCGAGATCAACAGGATCTCGCGGATGTCCGCCAGCATGAGCGTCGCCAGCGGGTAGAAGATCATCGGCTTGTCGTAGACCGGCTGCAGCTGCTTGCTCGCGACTTGCGTGATCGGATGCAGCCGCGTGCCCGCGCCGCCGGCGAGAACGATTCCCTTCATGGGTCTCCTCGAGGTGCGCGTAGGGTACCAGAGCGGCCCCTCCGCTCCCATGATAGGTTGCGCGCGTGAATCGGCGTGTCTGGCTGCTCGTCGTCGCGGCGTCGCTCCTGTGCGGACTCTTCACGACTTATGAGCACGTGATCGCCTGCAGCATGGCCTATTTCGCCCCGGGCGCCGAGCAGCAGCGCCTGTACCTGGCCATGCTCGACGGCAGCGCGGGCAGCCCGCTGCAGTACCGCGTGCTGCCCGCGGGGCTCGAGTGGCTGTTCGTGCGCGCGAGCGGCGCGGCGGGCCTGCCGAATCACTTCGCGGTGGCGGTGATCGCGCTGCGCGCGCTGGGAGACACCACGGCCTTCGTGCTGGCGTGGGCCTACTTCCGCAAGCTCGGTCTCTCGCTGCCGAACGCGTTCATCGGCATCAGTCTCCTGGCCTGGGGCATGAGTTACAGTCATCACAACACCGACCTGCGCTTCGACTCGTATCTCGACCTGGTGTTCTATCTCGGCGCGGCGCTGTGTCTGCTCCACGGCCGCGCCCCGTGGGTCCTGCCGCTCATGCTGCTCGCGGCGCTGAACCGCGAGACCAGCGGGCTGATCCCGTTCCTGGTGCTGGCGCATGCCGGGGCCGGCGGGCCGATCCCGCGCCGCGCGTTCGCCCTGGCCGCGGGCGCGCTCGCGATCTGGCTCGCGGTGTTCGCGGGGCTGCGCTGGGCGTTCCCGCCCCAGCGGCTGATCGTGCCCGAAGGCGTGACGGGGCTCGGCTGGCCCATGCTCGCCTACAACGCGGGCCGGCTGCTCACCCCGATCCAGCTGTTCGCGGTGCTGGGCTTCGTGCCGCTGCTCGCGCTCGCCGGCTGGCGCCACTGGCCGCCCGTGCTGCGCGCGTTCGCCTGGGCGCTCGTGCCCGCGTGGCTCGTGATCCACGCCTTCGCGGCGGTGGTCGCGGAGGCGCGGCTCTTCCTGGTGCCGCAGGCGCTCGTGTTCGTGCCGGGCGCGCTGTTCCTGGCGCAGGCTAGCGGCGGCGCAGCTTGTCGATCTCGTCCGGAGTGAGTCCCGCGCGCCGCAGCACGGCCTCGGTGTCTGCGCCGAGCTCGGGCGCGGGCCGGCTCGCGGGCATGGCGTGGGCCGACATCTTGAACGGCGGACCCACGCTCTTGAACTTGCCGAGCTTGGGGTGGTCGACGCTCGAGAAGTAGCCCATCGCGGCCACCTGCGGGTCGTCGATCAGCTCGTGCATGCGCCGCACCGGCGACCAGATCAGCGGGTGACGCCGCAGCTCGGTCTCCCACTCGGCCAGGGTGCGCGTCGCGAACGCGGCGTCGAGCCGTTCGACCAGCGCGCGCGAGTTCCGGTAGCGCGCGACCGGGTCGGCGAAGCGCGGGTCCTCGACGAGTGACTCGAGCTCGATCGCCGCGCACAGCTTGGGCCAGTAACGCTGTGAGTCGACCATGACCAGCATGAGCCAGCGGTCGTCGGCCGTGCGGTAGGAGTTCCACATCGGGTTGCGCGGCGCGGCGCGGTCGTGCATGGGCGGGCTCTGGCCCGTGGCCAACACGTTCGCGAAGTCGTTGCCGGCGATGTAGAGGCCGATCTGCAGCAGCGACACCTCGATCGCCTGGCCCTCGCCCGTCCGGTCGCGCACGCGCAGCGCCGCCAGGATGCCGGCCACGAGTGACACGCCCGCGGCATGGTCGCCGACGCCCGGGCGCAGGAACGCGGGAATGGCCTCGGGCGCGCGGAACATGTCCATCATGCCGGTGCGCGCCCAGTAGGCCGTGTAGTCGAACGCCGGCGCGTCGGCCTCCTCGCCGCGCACGCCGTAGCCGTTCAGCGTGGCGTGGATGAGCTTCGGGAACTTCGCGCGCAGGGACTCGGCGTCGAGCCGGTACTTGCGCTGCCGCCCGGGCAAGAGGTTCGTGAGCACCACGTCGGCGCCGGCGATCACCCGCTCGAGCGCGGCCAGCGCCTCGGGCTTCTGCAGGTCGAGCGCGAGCGAGCGCTTTCCGCGGTTGTCCATCTCGAAGGGCGGCGCGCCGTCGAAGTCGGTCTTGTAGCCGCCCATGTGGGGCTTGGTGTGGCGGTAGAGCTCGCCCTCGGGCACCTCGACCTTCACGACCTCGGCGCCCAGGTCCGCGAGCAGGGCCCCACCCGACGGCGCGGCGACGAAGCTGGCGACCTCGATGACCCGGATCCCCTCGAGCGGCGCAACCATGAAAAGCGGTCCTCCGGGACGCATGCTATAACGCCGCGCATGGCGAAGAAGGGCGCGCGCGAAAAGATCAAGCTCGAGTCGACGGCGGGGACCGGTTTCTTCTACACGACCCGGAAGAACAAGCAGAACACCCCCGACAAGCTCGAGGTGAAGAAGTACGACCCCGTCGTGCGCAAGCACGTCGTGTTCAAAGAGGCCAAGCTCAAGTAGGCACGGCCCTGGGGCTAGAATCGCCCCGATGAACTTCGAACCGGACGCCGACTACCAGGGCATCACGGCCGAAGCCGCCAAGCTCGCCGCGCGCTTCGACGACGACTACTGGCTGCTTCACGACGAGAAGAAGCAGTTCCCCTGGGAGTTCTACAACGCCTTCGCCGAGGCCGGCTGGGTCGGCGTGCTCGTGCCCGAGAAGTACGGCGGGGCGGGGCTCGGAGTGACTCACGCGGGCGCGCTGTTGCGCGCCGTGGCGGGCAGCGCGGGCGCGATGAACGCGGCGTCGACCATGCACCTGTCGATCTTCGGCATGGGGCCGGTCATCCACCACGGCTCCGAGGCGATGAAGGAGAAGTATCTCCCGCCCACGGCGACCGGGAAGCTGCACGTCTCGTTCGGAGTCACCGAGGACGACGCCGGCACCGACACCTCGCGCATCCGCACGTTCGCGCGCCGCGACGGCGAAGGCTGGGTCGTGAACGGCAAGAAGGTCTGGAACACCAAGGCCCAGCAGGCGCAGAAGATCCTGTTGCTGGCGCGCACCACGCCCCGCGAGGAGTGCGCGCGGCGGCTCGACGGCATGACGCTGTTCCTCGCGGACCTCGACCCCAAGCACGTCGAGATCCGCGAGATCCCCAAGCTCGGCCGCAATGCCGTGAACTCGAACGAGGTGTTCATCCACGACCTGCCCGTGTCGAACGCCGACGTGGTGGGCGAGGTCGGGCGCGGCTTCTACTGCCTGCTCGACGGCATCAACCCGGAGCGGATCGTGATCTCCGCCGAGGCGGTCGGCATCGGCTTCCGGGCGCTCGAGCGGGCGGTGGCCTACGCGCGCGAGCGCATCGTGTTCGATCGGCCGATCGGCCAGAACCAGGCGATCGCCCACCCGCTCGCCGACTCGTACAGCGAGCTCGTGGCGGCGGAGCTCTTGTGGCAGAAGGCCGCGTGGACCTACGACCGGGGCGAGCCGGCCGGCCCGCTCGCCAACATGGCGAAGGTCCGCTGCGCGGACGCCTCCTTCCGGGCCTGCGACCGGGCGCTGCAGACGCTGGGCGGCTTCGGCTACGCGCGGGAATTCCACGTCGAGCGCTACTGGCGCGAGGCCCGGCTGATGCGGCTGGCGCCGATCTCCCAGGAGATGGCGCTGAACTTCGTGGCGGAGCACGTGCTGGACCTGCCTCGCTCGTATTGAAGGAGCCGCAGCCGAAGGTTGCAGGCGCGCTTGCCGCCCCCCGCGCGCTTGACCCCTTCCGGACCGCGCCAGTACCCTCCGCGCCGTCCGTTGCGGCCTGCTGGGGGCGCGCCGCCTTCTCCTCCGTGCGTTCGCGCCCTCGAGAAAGGGACCGGACCGAAGTGACTTCCCTCCCCGAAGACCGCCGGGTGGCGCTGCGCGCCGGCCGGGCCGCCGCCGTGCTGGCGGGGGCCGCCTGGCTCTTGATCGTGATCGGCGCGCTCGTGCGCGCGCACGGGGCGGGTCTCTCGTGCCCGGACTGGCCGCTGTGTCACGGACGGCTCGTGCCCGATTTCGACGCGCGCATCGCGCTCGAGTGGGGTCACCGGCTGTTCGCGGGGACCTTGGGCTTCGGCGTGGCCGGCGTGGCGCTCGCGCTCTTGCGCCGGCGCGCGCTGCGGGCGCGCTTCGCGCGCTCGCTCGCGGCGATCTTCGCGCTGCTCGGCACGCAGATCGTGCTGGGCGGACTCACCGTGCTGCTCGGGCTCGCGCCCTGGACGGTGACTGCGCACCTCGTGACCGGGAATCTGTTTGCGCTCGCGCTCGCCTGGCTGGCGCGCGACCTGCTCGACGCCGCGCGCGAGACGCCGCGCCCGCGCGCGAGTCTCTCGCCCTCGAGCGCGCGGCTGGTCTGGCTGACCGGCGCGCTCGTGGCGCTGCAGGTCGTGCTGGGCGGGCTCGTGTCGAGTCACTATGCGGGCCTGGCGTGCGCGACCTTCCCGCTGTGCAACGGCGACTCGCTCGCGCCCACGCTCAGCGGCCCGGTCGGGCTGCACGTGCTGCACCGCACGAACGCCTACGCGCTGGCCGCGGCCTACCTGGCGCTGGCCTGGCGCACGCCGGGGCTGGCGCGCGAGGGCGTGGCCCTGGTGTTCACGCAGATCATCGTGGGCGCGGCGAACGTGCTCCTGCGGCTGCCGGTCGAGGTGACCGCGCTCCACTCGGCGTTGGCGGCCGGGATCGTGCTCACCACCGGCCTGCTCGCGCGCGACGCGCTGCACGCGCGGGTCGCCCCCAAGGGAGCCGGCGCTGCGGAGCGCGGGCTGGTGGGAGCGGCGCGATGAACGCGTATCTCGCGCTGACCAAGCCCCGCCTGCTGCCGCTCGTCTTGTTCTCGGGCCTGCCCGCGCTGGTGCTGGCCGAAGGTCACTGGCCGTCGCTCGGGCTCGCGGCCTGGACGCTCCTCGGCACGGCGCTGGCGGCGGGCGCGGCGAACGCGCTCAACAGCTATCTCGAGCGCGACCTCGACGCGCGCATGCTGCGCACGCGCACGCGGCCGCTGCCGGCGGGCGTGCTGCGGCCCGAGCGCGCGCTCGCGCTCGGCTTGGTTCTGTCGGTGCTCGGCACCGGCGTGTTGTGGCTCGCGGCGGGCCCCGCGCCCGCGGGCATCGCGCTGGCCGCGATCCTCTTCTACGTGTTCGTGTACACGCTGTGGCTCAAGCCGCGCACGCCGTTCGCGGTGGTCGCGGGCGGTGTCTCGGGCGCGATCGCGCCGCTCATCGCCGACGCCGCCGCCGACGGCCGGATCTCGCTCGCCGGCTGGATCCTGTTCGCCATCATCTTCCTGTGGCAGCCGCCGCACTTCTACGCGATCGCCATGAACCACCGCGCCGACTACCAGCGCGCGGGCTTCCCGATGCTGTTCGACCGCATCGGCGACCGGGCGACCTGCCAGCGCAGCCTGCTCTGGATCCTGTCACTCCTGCCTGTGACTCTCGCGCCCGTGTGGCTGGGCATGCTCGGCTGGGGCTACGGCGCAGTGACTCTGGGGCTCTGGGCCTGGTTCTTCGCGGCGGCCGTCGGGCTGCTGCGCCGGCAGGACGCGCCAGCGGCGAAGAAGACCTTCCGCGTGTCGCTCGTGTATCTCATGGGCACGTTCCTGGCGATGCTCGTCGACCTCGCGCTGCGGAGCGCCGCATGAGTCGCGTCTGGTCCGTCCTCGTGCTGGCGGCGCTCGTCGCTGCGTGCGGGGGCGGGGAGAAGAAGAGCGAGCCCGCGGCGCCGCCCTCCACGTCGCTCGAGACCGGCACGCCGGCCACGCCCACCGCGCCGCCGCCGGCCGCGCCGGTGCCCTCGGGCAACCTGCGCGGCGACGCCGAAGCCGGTAAGGCCCTGTACGCGCAGTACTGCGCCACCTGTCACGGTGCGGGCGGCAAGGGCGACGGTCCGGTCGCGGCCACGCTCAACCCCAAGCCCGCGAATCACACCGACCACGTGTTCATGGCGGGACTCAGCGACCAGCACCTCTACCAGGTGATCTCGAAGGGCGGCGCCTCGGTCGGAAAGTCGCCGATGATGGCGCCCTGGGGCGGGGTGATCAACGATCAGGGCATCAAGGACCTGATCGCCTTCCTGCGCCAGCTCTCCAACACCTGAGGGGGTCATGGCGCGCAGGCGATTCGCGGCGCTCCTCCTGGTCGTGACCGCCGGCCTGGCTGGCTGCCTGCCGATCCCGCACACGGTGCGGGTCACGGGACGAGTGAGTGGCACGGTGACTCGCAACGAGAAGCCCGTGGCCGGCGCGCGCGTGATGGTGGCGGCCGATCCGTCGTGCATTGCGCCGGTACGTGAAGCGGTCACGAAGGAGGACGGCGCCTTCGACCTCGCACCCTTCCACAAGTGGGTGCCGATCATCGACCTGGCCTATGGAGGTGAGTCCAACCTCCCGGAATCCGTCTGCGTCGAGACACCCGAAGAGGGCCGGCGCGCCGGCTATTCGCGCGGCGGCAGCACCACGCCCGAGGACATCGTGTTGCGCTGCGAGCTCACGGTGCCGCCCAAGGGTAAGAGCGGCTGCATCGTGGTCTCGGGGCAGTGACCGTGCGCAGCCGCTGAAAGCCCCGCCCGAGAGCGTATGATGGCGCCGGATGGTGACTCGCCGCGCGGTATCGAAGAGGGCGCATCCACCTCGCCCGTCGCCCGCCGAGCTCTACGCGCAGGGCAAGAGCCTGCGCGACAAGTGCGCGCGCGGCGCGCACGCGCACTGGAAGCCCGGCTCGCGGCGGGCGAGCCCGCTCGACCTGCAGCGGCTCTCGAACGCGGGCCGGATCGAGAGCCTCGTGCCGATCCGCAACGGCCGGATGCTCAAGAGCCCGTTCTCGTTCTATCGCGGCGCTGCGCTCAACATGGCGCTCGACCTGGCGCGCTCGCCGCGCACGGGACTGCGCGTGCAGGCCTGCGGCGACGCGCACCTCTTGAACTTCGGGGGCTTCGCCACGCCGGAGCGGCGCGTGATCTTCGACATCAACGACCTGGACGAGACACTTCCCGCGCCTTGGGAGTGGGACGTCAAGCGCCTGGCCGCGAGCTTCGTGCTGGCCAGCCGCAGCAACGGCTTCACCGACCGCCGCGCGCGCGAGGCGGTGCGCGCCTGTGTCCGCTCCTATCGCGAGCGCATGCTCGAGTACGGCGAGATGCGCTCACTCGACGTCTGGTACTCGCGCATCGACCTCAGGGACGTGATCGTCGACCTCGACGACAGCGAAGCGCGCCGGCGCATCGAGAAGAGACTGGCCGAAGCGCGTGCGCGCGACGTCGTCGAGCACGACTTCCCGAAGCTCGCCGCCATGCGCGGCCAGCGGCCGGTGATTCGCGACAACCCGCCCCTGGTCTACCACCCGCAGGGCGCAGAGGAGCTGCTGGGCCGCGCGCACGCCGCCTTCCACGCCTACCGCGACTCGCTACAGGACGATCGCCGCGTGCTGCTCGACCGCTACGAGCTCGCCGACATCGCCGTGAAGGTGGTCGGCGTCGGCAGCGTGGGCACGCTGTGCGCGGTGTTGCTCATGATGGCGCGCAAGGACGACCCTCTGTTCCTGCAG
This portion of the Myxococcota bacterium genome encodes:
- a CDS encoding CoA transferase, which gives rise to MVAPLEGIRVIEVASFVAAPSGGALLADLGAEVVKVEVPEGELYRHTKPHMGGYKTDFDGAPPFEMDNRGKRSLALDLQKPEALAALERVIAGADVVLTNLLPGRQRKYRLDAESLRAKFPKLIHATLNGYGVRGEEADAPAFDYTAYWARTGMMDMFRAPEAIPAFLRPGVGDHAAGVSLVAGILAALRVRDRTGEGQAIEVSLLQIGLYIAGNDFANVLATGQSPPMHDRAAPRNPMWNSYRTADDRWLMLVMVDSQRYWPKLCAAIELESLVEDPRFADPVARYRNSRALVERLDAAFATRTLAEWETELRRHPLIWSPVRRMHELIDDPQVAAMGYFSSVDHPKLGKFKSVGPPFKMSAHAMPASRPAPELGADTEAVLRRAGLTPDEIDKLRRR
- the rfbA gene encoding glucose-1-phosphate thymidylyltransferase RfbA produces the protein MKGIVLAGGAGTRLHPITQVASKQLQPVYDKPMIFYPLATLMLADIREILLISTPQDVPRFQSLLGDGSAWGISISYAVQPEPKGIAQAFLVGERFIAGSRVALILGDNLFYGRMRLDEIVREFRSGAVIFGYPVRDPQRYGVVEFDEAGKVVSLVEKPKQPRSNLAVPGIYLYDESVVERTKSLRPSPRGELEITDLNRGYLESGELRAVRLGRGIAWLDTGTHESLLEAANFIATIEQRQGLKIACLEEVAFRRGFLDAAGLERTLRAMPASPYRDYCAALLQEP
- the rpmG gene encoding 50S ribosomal protein L33 — its product is MAKKGAREKIKLESTAGTGFFYTTRKNKQNTPDKLEVKKYDPVVRKHVVFKEAKLK
- a CDS encoding SGNH/GDSL hydrolase family protein — translated: MSRLAARLGLAAASLFLVLGSAEAALRIFGFGEVMTYQADPRFGYLMRPSQRISTWGDVIAINSLGLRGPELRNPKPPGLLRVIFAGDSVTYGGGRVHEYELFCRRVEALAANEGLELEAVNVSAPGWSPQNWVAWLDAHGTLDADLVLPVFPAIDLRRPFATMDKVGIVDRAPALRLGTLLLKLRAQRIPGLPLTNESLQANVDAVRGVLARFPATPFLAVFVESRPTQEPKPSYWGPYEALFPDPIDVRSELGPSDFVDDVHLSPAGHAAVAQRVWSRLGPRLRELLDARRARPL
- a CDS encoding sulfatase-like hydrolase/transferase, producing the protein MTAAWGILLAGCAAVLTLVDTLLIARTTGLFTGGFLVEGARRTPAQIAAFLLDSLALDATLVLGAWLVALPLLRRTRLLGLQRLAVAALAVLVPAFGFLYVRYRLFLYLGKILDPGLWLALAGGSPLEWIAQGEAQITPVALAIGAVALSGALGVRVLRPLAWRAEPRGGWEVPAALTLAAGFLCASGLSIAVLSSECAHGGTSCDALESKASGAVLLPLFQRATDFDFDGYGMFAPLADPAPFDATRHPYALDLPGDGIDQNGLAGDHPADYRRPPDGFVDRPVFRRKPSLLIVFLEGVRADVVGAQLAGKPVTPFLERLSAEGARSERFYANSPYTARSRGQLVGGRLAPYPGQSTLVDDFHANGYEVAWISGQDESFGSDESKMLGLERVDSYFDARSDAAHSVARYGTTGSLMLSWKRVNAEVESYLGRRTGDRPLLLYVNYGDTHFPYDHRELDDVLGVPRLGVRQIRPDDPAGVYATYANATANVDRALERLVALWRAHAGPDAAVLVTSDHGEALFESGALGHGLSLDATQTRVPLVVVGLGGDWPEPAAISDLRGELQRALASNGATRPRFVPEPGRRVLQYMALVERPRLLCLRGLDTELRYDTTDPPPPESEDFRQMVWWWESLQLERARAARVE
- a CDS encoding acyl-CoA thioesterase, with amino-acid sequence MTEIFRRTRVIRPDDVDELGHVNNVRWVHFVAELAVAHASLHGSGLDALRGQGALWIVRRHELDYRRPALPGEEIVEETWVHAMTGAKSDRRSRFTRACDGALLVEAVSIWAYVDAKTLKPARIPEALRARFAQEP
- a CDS encoding acyl-CoA dehydrogenase family protein, with translation MNFEPDADYQGITAEAAKLAARFDDDYWLLHDEKKQFPWEFYNAFAEAGWVGVLVPEKYGGAGLGVTHAGALLRAVAGSAGAMNAASTMHLSIFGMGPVIHHGSEAMKEKYLPPTATGKLHVSFGVTEDDAGTDTSRIRTFARRDGEGWVVNGKKVWNTKAQQAQKILLLARTTPREECARRLDGMTLFLADLDPKHVEIREIPKLGRNAVNSNEVFIHDLPVSNADVVGEVGRGFYCLLDGINPERIVISAEAVGIGFRALERAVAYARERIVFDRPIGQNQAIAHPLADSYSELVAAELLWQKAAWTYDRGEPAGPLANMAKVRCADASFRACDRALQTLGGFGYAREFHVERYWREARLMRLAPISQEMALNFVAEHVLDLPRSY